One Streptococcus sp. zg-86 DNA window includes the following coding sequences:
- a CDS encoding IS66 family transposase, protein MEELLAIIKQQAAVNQQLTNELALLREQVAYLTQKLYGKSSEKVVHQPGQLSLFEEEPLLEEDANLPR, encoded by the coding sequence ATGGAAGAGTTATTAGCCATTATTAAACAACAAGCAGCTGTTAACCAACAACTCACAAATGAACTTGCTCTCCTTCGTGAACAAGTAGCTTATCTGACACAAAAGCTCTATGGCAAGTCATCAGAGAAGGTTGTGCATCAACCTGGTCAGCTAAGTCTCTTCGAAGAAGAACCACTTCTTGAAGAAGACGCTAACTTGCCCAGGTGA
- the tnpB gene encoding IS66 family insertion sequence element accessory protein TnpB (TnpB, as the term is used for proteins encoded by IS66 family insertion elements, is considered an accessory protein, since TnpC, encoded by a neighboring gene, is a DDE family transposase.), with product MAIHLSDLGKVYLVCGKMDMRQGIDSLAYLIKRQFELDPFSGQVFLFCGGRKDRFKALYWDGQGFWLLYKRFENGKLTWPNDEHEVKALTSEQVDWLMKGFSISPKINPTNSRDFY from the coding sequence ATGGCGATTCATCTCAGTGATCTAGGCAAGGTCTATCTTGTCTGCGGGAAAATGGATATGAGACAAGGTATTGACTCGCTCGCTTATCTTATTAAACGTCAATTTGAATTAGATCCCTTTTCTGGTCAAGTTTTTCTCTTCTGTGGTGGCCGCAAAGATCGTTTCAAGGCCCTTTATTGGGATGGACAAGGTTTCTGGTTGCTTTACAAGCGATTTGAAAACGGCAAACTCACTTGGCCTAATGATGAACATGAGGTCAAAGCCCTCACTTCCGAGCAAGTAGACTGGCTCATGAAGGGATTTTCGATAAGCCCTAAAATAAACCCTACAAACAGTCGTGATTTCTATTGA
- a CDS encoding type II toxin-antitoxin system RelE family toxin translates to MYHIEYSKKAQKQIKKLDKPIQRLLFAWIDKHLEGTDNPRANGKGLTGNHAKEWRYRIGDYRLICHIQDDKLIILALEFGHRRDIY, encoded by the coding sequence ATGTACCATATAGAATATTCGAAAAAGGCTCAAAAGCAGATAAAAAAACTAGATAAACCAATCCAGAGGTTACTATTTGCTTGGATAGATAAGCACTTGGAGGGAACAGATAATCCAAGAGCAAACGGAAAAGGCTTGACAGGCAACCATGCTAAGGAGTGGCGTTACCGTATCGGTGATTATAGATTGATTTGCCATATTCAGGATGATAAGTTGATTATTTTAGCACTTGAATTTGGACATCGCCGAGATATTTATTAA
- the cas1 gene encoding CRISPR-associated endonuclease Cas1, translated as MFCLEELLSNKNQKEALRYIETKKDSLGSDGLLLSELKEFWSLNSSAILSQIKNGSYVPTIVKQCQLLKTSGGYRTISLFGNLDRFLLRMLAQKLERYMNPLFLANSFAFQAEKGVLAAIQQAKNYLIQGNSIVIEIDLYHYFDTIPLDRLNQQLEAYFSDQRVREFIQAYLFCSIESEGRVFTQFKGLIQGSAISPILSNLYLHPVDCYLESRGFNWLRYADNLYIYVASKEEALPIYQEIRQLLVDEFQLVINEKKSGIFSAFNRRVLGYEFYLKNNIVECQKHHYTRFIYSSRWHPSQLQFANRQYYIIENGILNKKDYSLLFENEEHKHHLPIEVVEQINIYSEVVISPQTLHLLYDKKIPLVLHNQFGDIQSYFIPESMRSSAPILLAQSQLYLSEEKRVTVAKQFELAHLHNMRANCRYYLKKFRSNGILRNLEQELTNGMNAVRTTKSVDDLMLLEARAKQQYYQLYNEVLNQEQFCFTKRTKRPPRDALNALISFCNTVLYSQVLRLIWKSRLDPKIAVLHASNNRPYSLHLDFADYFKPIIVDRVILSLINRHQIHMPQHFEYKEDGAVWLNSAGKRIVLEALESKFHTRLVLKHTTYTYHQLIQRDVQLFKKFILGDRDVKRFTPFKYY; from the coding sequence ATGTTTTGTCTAGAAGAACTGCTTTCAAACAAAAATCAAAAAGAAGCGCTCCGCTATATAGAGACTAAAAAGGATAGTCTTGGAAGTGATGGACTTCTCTTGAGTGAATTAAAAGAATTTTGGTCTCTTAATTCATCAGCAATTCTCTCTCAAATTAAGAACGGTAGCTATGTTCCAACGATAGTCAAACAATGTCAATTACTGAAGACTTCTGGAGGTTATCGCACTATTTCCTTGTTTGGCAATTTAGATCGATTTTTATTGCGAATGTTGGCGCAAAAACTTGAACGGTATATGAATCCGTTATTTTTAGCGAATAGCTTTGCTTTTCAAGCAGAAAAAGGTGTCTTAGCAGCCATCCAGCAAGCAAAAAATTATCTCATACAAGGAAATTCGATTGTCATTGAAATAGATTTATACCATTACTTTGACACAATTCCCTTAGATAGATTGAATCAGCAGTTAGAAGCTTATTTTTCGGATCAGAGGGTGAGAGAATTTATTCAAGCCTATCTTTTTTGCAGTATAGAGTCTGAGGGCAGAGTATTTACGCAATTTAAGGGATTAATTCAAGGAAGTGCCATTAGTCCGATATTGAGTAATCTGTATCTTCATCCTGTAGACTGCTATTTAGAATCCAGAGGATTTAATTGGCTTCGTTATGCAGATAATCTTTATATTTATGTTGCAAGTAAGGAAGAAGCTCTCCCAATTTATCAAGAAATAAGACAATTATTAGTCGATGAATTTCAACTTGTCATTAATGAGAAGAAAAGTGGCATTTTTTCTGCTTTTAATAGACGCGTGTTAGGATATGAGTTTTATTTGAAAAATAACATAGTCGAATGTCAGAAACATCATTATACACGTTTTATTTACTCATCAAGATGGCATCCCAGTCAACTACAGTTTGCAAACCGGCAATATTATATTATTGAAAATGGTATTCTCAATAAAAAAGATTATTCTTTATTGTTCGAAAATGAAGAACATAAACATCATCTGCCAATTGAGGTCGTCGAGCAGATTAATATTTACTCAGAAGTAGTTATTAGTCCGCAAACCCTACATTTGTTGTATGACAAAAAAATTCCGCTCGTTTTACATAATCAATTTGGAGATATTCAATCTTATTTTATTCCTGAGTCCATGAGGAGTAGTGCTCCTATTTTACTTGCGCAGAGTCAATTGTATCTGTCGGAGGAGAAGAGAGTGACTGTGGCTAAACAGTTTGAATTAGCACACTTGCACAATATGCGTGCAAATTGTCGTTACTATTTAAAAAAGTTTCGGTCAAATGGGATACTCAGGAATCTGGAACAAGAATTAACGAATGGAATGAATGCTGTTCGTACGACAAAGTCGGTCGATGATTTGATGTTATTGGAAGCGCGAGCCAAGCAGCAATACTATCAATTGTATAATGAGGTACTCAATCAGGAACAATTTTGTTTTACAAAGCGAACAAAACGTCCTCCACGAGATGCTTTAAATGCTCTAATTAGTTTTTGTAATACTGTTTTGTACAGCCAAGTTCTGCGCTTAATTTGGAAATCTCGTTTAGATCCTAAAATAGCTGTCCTTCACGCTTCGAACAATCGGCCTTATTCGCTTCATCTAGATTTTGCTGATTATTTCAAGCCTATTATTGTTGATAGGGTCATATTGTCTCTGATTAATAGGCATCAAATCCACATGCCACAACACTTTGAATATAAGGAAGATGGGGCGGTGTGGCTTAATTCAGCTGGTAAAAGAATCGTTTTGGAAGCTTTGGAGAGCAAATTCCATACTCGGCTCGTTCTGAAGCATACCACCTATACCTATCATCAGTTAATACAACGTGATGTTCAACTGTTTAAAAAATTTATTTTAGGTGATAGGGATGTAAAGCGCTTTACACCATTTAAATACTACTAA
- the cas2 gene encoding CRISPR-associated endonuclease Cas2: MFIILSYDIGQKRLNKVLKTCRKYLVHIQKSVFEGQISPSKYRQLKYELGQLIDVQVDSVIIYQLESPKFTLKEQIGVIEDNSFIL, translated from the coding sequence ATGTTTATTATTCTTTCTTATGATATTGGGCAGAAACGCTTGAACAAAGTCTTAAAAACGTGTCGTAAATACCTTGTCCACATCCAGAAATCGGTTTTTGAAGGTCAAATTTCTCCTTCAAAGTATCGGCAATTAAAGTATGAACTCGGTCAATTGATTGATGTTCAAGTAGATTCCGTTATCATTTATCAGCTCGAGTCCCCTAAGTTCACTCTAAAAGAGCAGATTGGAGTTATAGAGGATAATTCCTTTATTCTATAA
- a CDS encoding helix-turn-helix domain-containing protein encodes MDTDKNIFPNRLKELRKSAKLTQQQLSSELNIKQGTYSRWERGLLEPNIAQITDIAIFFKVSVDYLTGKRDKEYSTIPALNHEPISVAESSKIADYVISSIFTALSSAKEKGISEQTMVALLSELGFEKEAQTTLIEQLYETGALKQPKEQ; translated from the coding sequence ATGGATACAGATAAGAATATTTTTCCAAATAGACTGAAAGAATTACGAAAAAGTGCTAAATTAACCCAACAACAACTATCCAGTGAACTCAATATTAAACAAGGAACCTATTCACGCTGGGAACGTGGCCTGCTTGAGCCAAATATTGCTCAGATTACAGATATCGCTATTTTCTTTAAAGTTAGCGTGGATTACCTAACTGGCAAGCGAGATAAAGAATACAGTACCATACCAGCGCTTAACCATGAGCCGATATCAGTTGCGGAAAGTAGCAAAATTGCTGACTACGTTATTTCCAGTATTTTTACAGCCCTCTCTTCTGCAAAAGAAAAAGGTATCTCTGAGCAAACTATGGTCGCTCTTCTATCAGAATTGGGCTTTGAAAAAGAAGCACAGACTACCCTTATTGAGCAATTGTATGAAACAGGCGCGCTCAAACAGCCTAAAGAACAATGA
- a CDS encoding putative DNA-binding protein gives MEIEKTNRMNALFEFYAALLTDKQMNYIELYYADDYSLAEIAEEFQVSRQAVYDNIKRTEKILEDYEKKLHMYSDYIVRSQIFDQILERYPADEFLQEQITILSSIDNRE, from the coding sequence ATGGAAATTGAAAAAACGAATCGGATGAATGCCCTCTTTGAATTTTACGCAGCACTATTGACCGATAAACAGATGAATTATATCGAGCTCTACTATGCTGATGATTATAGCTTGGCTGAGATTGCAGAAGAATTTCAGGTCAGCCGTCAAGCGGTCTATGACAATATCAAGCGGACAGAAAAGATTTTAGAAGATTACGAAAAGAAATTGCACATGTATTCTGACTACATTGTCCGCAGCCAAATCTTTGATCAAATTTTAGAACGCTATCCAGCAGATGAATTTTTGCAAGAACAAATCACCATATTAAGTAGCATTGATAATAGAGAATAA
- a CDS encoding GntR family transcriptional regulator has protein sequence MKAAYIAIHDKLKEEIDRGVWKIGERLPSERDLADEFGVSRMTLRQGITLLVEEGILQRKVGSGTYVASTRVQEKMRGTMSFTEIIQLQGKTPSSQLLSYIRTKPNDKEVSQLNLQAGEAVIRMERVRFADNIPVVYEVASIPERLIHNVKKSDVTNHFFKTLTENGYRIGKSHQTIYARLANEKVAKHLQITKNQAILALRQVSYLEDGQPFEYVNSQYVGERFEFYLENN, from the coding sequence ATGAAAGCTGCTTATATTGCCATTCATGATAAATTAAAAGAAGAAATTGACCGTGGGGTTTGGAAAATTGGAGAACGTTTGCCAAGTGAGCGAGACTTAGCAGATGAGTTTGGAGTGTCACGAATGACCTTGCGACAAGGGATTACGCTCTTAGTGGAAGAAGGAATTTTACAAAGAAAAGTTGGCTCAGGAACTTATGTAGCCAGTACCCGTGTCCAAGAAAAAATGCGGGGAACCATGTCTTTTACTGAAATTATTCAACTACAAGGCAAAACTCCCTCTAGTCAGTTATTATCCTATATCCGAACAAAGCCCAATGATAAGGAAGTTAGTCAACTGAATTTACAGGCAGGAGAGGCCGTTATTCGAATGGAACGTGTGCGTTTTGCAGACAATATTCCAGTGGTCTACGAGGTGGCCAGCATTCCAGAACGGCTGATTCACAATGTGAAAAAGAGCGACGTGACCAACCATTTCTTTAAAACCTTGACGGAAAACGGCTATCGCATCGGGAAAAGCCACCAAACAATCTATGCTCGTTTGGCCAACGAAAAGGTTGCAAAACACTTGCAAATTACGAAAAATCAAGCTATTTTAGCTCTGCGCCAAGTATCGTATTTGGAGGACGGTCAACCTTTTGAATATGTAAATAGCCAATACGTTGGTGAACGTTTTGAATTTTACTTGGAAAACAATTAG
- a CDS encoding SDR family NAD(P)-dependent oxidoreductase, which translates to MARYVLVTGATSGIGKAIAYAFAENRDHLIITGRRVEKLKEIQADMTAKYGVTVHYYQMDVTQAAEVVTVCEQILAQVPQIDILVNNAGLALGLDKFYESNVSDMVTMLDTNVKGLLYVTRQILPSMVTQNTGHIINIGSTAGIYAYAGAAVYAATKSAVKFLSDGIRIDTIETNIKVTTIQPGIVETDFSQVRFHGDKERAAMVYQGIEALQAEDIAQSVLFVANQPRHVQISDMTIMATQQATGFTIHRD; encoded by the coding sequence ATGGCACGATATGTATTGGTTACTGGCGCTACAAGTGGTATCGGAAAGGCGATTGCCTATGCATTTGCTGAAAACCGAGATCATCTGATTATTACGGGACGGAGAGTGGAGAAGTTAAAAGAGATTCAGGCAGATATGACAGCAAAATATGGTGTCACTGTCCATTACTACCAAATGGATGTCACACAAGCAGCAGAAGTAGTGACTGTTTGTGAGCAGATTCTTGCTCAGGTTCCTCAAATAGACATTTTAGTCAACAATGCGGGATTAGCTTTAGGACTTGATAAATTCTATGAATCGAACGTGTCTGATATGGTGACCATGCTCGATACCAATGTCAAGGGACTTCTTTATGTTACTCGCCAGATTTTGCCAAGCATGGTCACACAAAATACAGGTCATATCATCAATATTGGCTCGACAGCAGGGATTTATGCCTATGCTGGTGCAGCAGTTTATGCAGCTACCAAATCAGCGGTCAAGTTCTTGAGTGACGGTATCCGGATTGATACGATTGAAACAAATATCAAGGTAACGACCATTCAGCCAGGGATTGTAGAAACAGATTTCAGTCAGGTACGTTTCCATGGAGACAAGGAGCGAGCAGCGATGGTTTACCAAGGTATTGAAGCGCTACAAGCAGAGGATATTGCGCAAAGTGTCCTATTTGTTGCTAATCAACCCCGCCATGTTCAGATTTCAGATATGACCATTATGGCTACCCAGCAAGCAACTGGCTTCACCATTCACCGAGATTAG
- a CDS encoding alpha/beta hydrolase codes for MKRGKKVFKISLLLLLATFILGVFALQSMTYKPMPEAIRYAKEAKREADTSIFTAEKEKGVVILYGGGLVVNQSYAKLGAGLAEQGYTVYLLHSPLNLPILATNKAKEVIKYYGLKNVYIGGHSLGGVVASMNAELHEIKGLLLLAAYPPDNVNLSKSSLSVLSLTASEDKILNWSKYEEAKKRLPANTQYRTIPGGNHSGFGLYGQQRKDGSPSLSASTQQDEVIRQMVAFMEK; via the coding sequence ATGAAACGAGGAAAAAAAGTCTTCAAAATTAGCCTACTACTGCTACTTGCTACATTTATTCTAGGAGTTTTTGCGCTCCAGAGTATGACCTATAAACCTATGCCTGAAGCGATAAGGTATGCGAAAGAAGCGAAGAGGGAGGCAGATACAAGCATTTTTACAGCAGAAAAAGAAAAAGGAGTTGTCATATTATACGGAGGTGGCTTGGTAGTTAACCAAAGTTACGCTAAGTTAGGGGCAGGACTTGCCGAACAAGGCTATACAGTTTATCTGCTCCACTCCCCTCTCAATCTTCCCATTTTAGCGACGAATAAAGCCAAAGAAGTAATCAAGTATTATGGCTTGAAAAATGTATACATAGGTGGACATTCCCTCGGTGGCGTCGTAGCTTCCATGAATGCGGAACTGCATGAAATAAAAGGCTTACTATTACTGGCAGCCTATCCACCTGATAACGTAAATTTGTCGAAAAGCTCTCTTTCTGTGCTTTCACTGACTGCCTCAGAAGACAAGATCTTAAACTGGTCGAAATATGAAGAAGCCAAAAAGCGACTTCCAGCAAATACACAGTATAGAACGATTCCAGGAGGTAATCATAGTGGTTTTGGCCTCTATGGTCAACAACGAAAAGACGGTAGTCCTAGCCTGTCTGCTTCTACTCAACAAGATGAAGTAATTCGGCAGATGGTTGCCTTTATGGAGAAATAA
- the guaA gene encoding glutamine-hydrolyzing GMP synthase — protein sequence MTSKNVEKIIVLDYGSQYNQLISRRIREIGVFSELKSHKISAADVKEINPIGIVLSGGPNSVYEEGSFDIDSEIFELGIPILGICYGMQLITHKLGGKVVPAGDAGNREYGQSKLTHTPSPLFEGTPDEQLVLMSHGDAVTEIPDNFVRTGTSADCPYAAIENPDKQIYGIQFHPEVRHSVYGNDILRNFAINICGAKGDWSMDNFIDMQIAKIRETVGDKKVLLGLSGGVDSSVVGVLLQKAIGDQLICIFVDHGLLRKGEADQVMDMLGGKFGLNIVKADAAKRFLDKLAGVSDPEQKRKIIGNEFVYVFDDEASKLTDVAFLAQGTLYTDVIESGTDTAQTIKSHHNVGGLPEDMQFKLIEPLNTLYKDEVRALGTELGMPDEIVWRQPFPGPGLAIRVMGEITEEKLETVRESDAILREEIAKAGLDRDIWQYFTVNTGVRSVGVMGDGRTYDYTIAIRAITSIDGMTADFAQIPWEVLQKISVRIVNEVDHVNRIVYDITSKPPATVEWE from the coding sequence ATGACAAGCAAAAATGTAGAGAAAATTATTGTGTTAGACTACGGTAGCCAATACAACCAGTTGATTTCTCGGCGAATTCGTGAAATTGGTGTATTTTCAGAGCTAAAAAGCCACAAGATTTCAGCAGCTGACGTTAAGGAAATCAATCCGATTGGAATTGTTCTTTCAGGAGGACCAAATTCTGTTTATGAAGAGGGATCGTTTGATATTGACTCAGAAATTTTTGAATTAGGCATTCCAATTTTAGGAATTTGCTACGGTATGCAGCTGATTACCCACAAACTCGGTGGCAAGGTTGTACCGGCTGGAGATGCTGGAAATCGTGAATACGGTCAGTCAAAGCTTACCCATACTCCTTCTCCTCTCTTTGAAGGAACTCCAGATGAGCAATTGGTCTTGATGAGCCATGGAGATGCGGTAACAGAGATTCCTGACAACTTTGTTCGTACAGGCACTTCTGCTGATTGTCCTTATGCAGCCATTGAAAATCCTGATAAGCAGATTTATGGGATTCAATTTCACCCAGAAGTTCGTCATTCTGTTTATGGAAATGATATTTTGCGCAACTTTGCGATTAATATCTGCGGAGCAAAAGGCGACTGGTCCATGGATAATTTCATTGATATGCAGATTGCTAAAATTCGTGAAACTGTCGGAGATAAAAAAGTCCTTCTTGGGCTTTCTGGTGGTGTTGACTCATCTGTCGTTGGGGTTCTTCTGCAAAAAGCAATCGGTGACCAGCTCATCTGTATTTTCGTTGATCATGGGCTTCTCCGTAAGGGTGAAGCTGACCAAGTCATGGATATGTTGGGAGGTAAATTCGGTCTCAATATTGTCAAAGCTGATGCTGCAAAACGCTTCCTTGATAAATTAGCAGGTGTATCTGATCCTGAGCAAAAACGCAAAATTATCGGTAATGAATTTGTTTATGTCTTTGATGACGAAGCAAGCAAGCTAACAGATGTCGCATTTCTTGCCCAAGGAACACTTTATACGGATGTCATCGAATCTGGGACAGATACTGCTCAAACAATTAAATCCCACCACAATGTAGGGGGATTACCAGAAGATATGCAATTCAAATTGATTGAGCCACTCAATACCCTTTACAAAGACGAAGTGCGTGCCTTAGGAACAGAACTTGGTATGCCTGATGAAATCGTGTGGCGTCAGCCATTCCCAGGACCAGGACTGGCTATCCGTGTCATGGGGGAAATCACCGAAGAAAAACTTGAAACTGTCCGTGAATCCGACGCCATTCTCCGTGAAGAAATCGCAAAAGCAGGACTTGACCGAGACATCTGGCAATACTTCACAGTGAACACTGGTGTACGTTCTGTTGGGGTTATGGGAGACGGTCGTACCTATGACTATACGATTGCCATTCGTGCCATTACGTCTATTGACGGCATGACTGCAGATTTTGCCCAAATTCCATGGGAAGTCCTTCAAAAAATCTCTGTTCGTATCGTCAACGAAGTCGATCACGTTAACCGCATTGTCTATGACATTACCAGCAAACCGCCAGCAACTGTTGAGTGGGAGTGA
- the tnpC gene encoding IS66 family transposase, with protein MKKTLTCPGDTETITYKRKKTKGIRQAVFSQFTPEMVHHELKGEDCTCPDCHGQLKEIGSTVQRQELIFIPAQLKRIDHVQHAYKCQACSEKNLSDKIVKAPVPKAPLAHSFGSASIIAHTIHQKFNLKVPNYRQEEDWNKLGLPITRKEIANWHIKSSQYYFEPLYDLLREKLLEQPILHADETSYKVLENDSQLTFYWTFLSGKHEEQGITLYHHDKGRSGLVVKEFLGDYSGYVHCDMWSAYRQLERAELVGCWAHVRRKFFEATPKKADKTSLGAKGLRYCDQLFALENDWVDLSTEERLHKRQAELAPLMDEFFDWCREQAVLSGSKLGMALEYSLKYETTFRTILSDGNLVLSNNIAERAMKTLVMGRKNWLFSQSFDGAKATAIIMSLLETAKRHDLNTEKYMTYLLEHLPSEESLANKNVLEAYLPWAESIQNNCK; from the coding sequence TTGAAGAAGACGCTAACTTGCCCAGGTGACACAGAAACGATTACCTATAAACGTAAGAAAACCAAGGGAATTCGTCAGGCTGTTTTCAGTCAGTTTACTCCAGAGATGGTTCATCATGAACTAAAAGGCGAAGACTGCACTTGTCCAGACTGTCACGGTCAGTTGAAAGAGATTGGTTCAACCGTCCAACGTCAAGAATTAATCTTTATTCCTGCGCAATTGAAGCGGATTGATCATGTCCAACATGCTTACAAATGTCAGGCGTGTAGCGAGAAGAATCTCAGTGATAAGATTGTCAAAGCTCCCGTCCCTAAAGCCCCTTTAGCACATAGCTTTGGGTCAGCCTCCATCATCGCTCATACGATTCATCAGAAATTCAATCTCAAGGTACCGAACTACCGCCAAGAAGAGGATTGGAATAAACTTGGCTTGCCTATCACACGGAAAGAAATCGCTAATTGGCACATCAAATCTAGTCAGTATTATTTCGAACCACTTTATGACCTTCTTCGTGAGAAGTTGTTGGAACAGCCCATTCTCCATGCGGATGAGACTTCTTATAAGGTCTTGGAAAATGATAGCCAGTTGACCTTCTACTGGACCTTCTTGTCTGGGAAGCATGAAGAACAGGGAATCACTCTTTATCATCACGATAAAGGGCGGAGTGGCTTGGTTGTGAAGGAGTTTCTTGGAGACTATAGTGGCTATGTCCATTGTGACATGTGGTCAGCCTATAGACAGTTAGAACGAGCTGAGTTGGTTGGTTGTTGGGCGCATGTCAGAAGAAAGTTCTTCGAGGCGACGCCTAAGAAGGCAGACAAGACCTCTTTAGGAGCTAAGGGATTAAGGTATTGCGACCAGCTGTTTGCCTTGGAGAATGACTGGGTTGACCTCTCTACTGAAGAGCGACTACATAAACGCCAGGCAGAGTTAGCCCCTTTGATGGATGAGTTCTTCGACTGGTGTCGTGAGCAGGCTGTTTTATCAGGTTCTAAATTGGGCATGGCCTTAGAGTATAGCCTCAAATACGAAACCACCTTCCGAACGATTCTCTCGGACGGCAATCTAGTCTTGTCCAACAACATAGCAGAGAGGGCTATGAAGACCTTGGTTATGGGGCGTAAGAACTGGCTTTTTTCTCAGAGCTTTGACGGCGCTAAGGCGACAGCCATCATCATGAGCTTACTAGAAACAGCTAAGCGTCATGATCTCAACACTGAGAAATACATGACTTATCTTCTAGAACATCTTCCTAGTGAGGAAAGCCTCGCAAATAAGAACGTTCTAGAGGCTTATTTACCGTGGGCGGAAAGTATTCAAAACAACTGTAAATAG
- the relB gene encoding type II toxin-antitoxin system RelB family antitoxin, which produces MSTVTIRLNQEEETFFKSYAQLTGQSLSSLFKKALERDIEDEYDLKIYHQAYAEYQADSETISHADFKKELGL; this is translated from the coding sequence ATGAGCACAGTTACGATTAGATTAAATCAAGAAGAAGAAACATTTTTTAAAAGCTATGCTCAATTGACAGGGCAAAGCCTTTCTAGTTTGTTTAAAAAAGCCTTGGAGCGTGATATTGAGGATGAATATGATTTGAAAATCTATCATCAAGCTTATGCAGAGTATCAGGCAGACTCTGAAACGATTAGTCATGCTGATTTTAAGAAAGAACTAGGCTTGTAG